The Oncorhynchus nerka isolate Pitt River linkage group LG15, Oner_Uvic_2.0, whole genome shotgun sequence genome contains the following window.
cagagcctggaggtactgaggtgctgttcccctcacagctccgtaggcaagcaccatggtcttgtagcggatgcgagcttcaactggaagccagtggagagagcggaggagcggggtgacgtgagagaacttgggaaggttgaacaccagacgggctgcggcgttctggatgagttgtaggggtttaatggcacaggcagggagcccagccaacagcgagttgcagtaatccagacggagatgacaagggcctggattaggacctgcgccgcttcctgtgtgaggcagggtcgtactctcatggatgttgtagagcatgaacctacaggaacgggccaccgccttgatgttagttgagaacgacagggtgttgtccaggatcacgccaaggttcttagcgctctgggaggaggacacgatggagttgtcaaccgtgatggcgagatcatggaacgggcagtccttccccgggaggaagagcagctccgtcttgccgaggttcagtttgaggtggtgatccgtcatccacactgatatgtctgccagacatgcagagatgcgattcgccacctggtcatcagaggggggaaaggagaagattaattgtgtgtcgtctgcatagcaatgataggagagaccatgtgaggttatgacagagccaaataacggcctaggaacagtgggttaactacctgttcaggggcagaatgacagatttgtaccttgacagctcggggattcgaacttgcaacctttcggttactagtccaacgctctaaccactaggctaccctcccgccccatatatatatatggataacaggctatattagactatatatggataacatatataacataacatatatatatatatatatgcataatGTAACCATTAGACGATATAATgacaacaggctacattagactatacattgacaacaggctacattagactatatattgacaacaggctacattagactatatattgacaacaggctacattagactatatatggacaacaggctacattagactatatattgacaacaggctacattagactatatatgcaTAACATATAATTATGCTTATGTAACCATTAGACGATATAATgacaacaggctacattagactatatattgacaacaggctacattagactatatattgACAAcagactacattagactatatatggataacaggctacattacactatatatggataacaggctacattagcctatatatgtataacatgctacattaggctatatatggataacatgcTACATTAggatatatatggataacaggctacctTAGACTATATATgcataacaggctacattagactatatatgtataacatgctacattaggctatatatggataacaggctacctTTGActatatatatggataacagcCTACATTATACTATGTATGGGTAAcagactacattagactatatatggataacaggctacattagaataTGAATGgacaacaggctacattagactacatATGGATAAcatgctacattagactatatatggataacaggctatattacactatatatggaAAACAGGCTATATTTGACTACATATGGATAACATGCTACATTAGACTATGTATGGATttcaggctacattagactatatatggataacaggctacattagactatatatggataacatgctacagactatatatggataacaggctataTTAGACTACAtttggataacaggctacattagactacatATGGATAACATGCTACATTAGACTATGTATGGATttcaggctacattagactatatatggataacaggctacattagactatatatggataacaggctacattagactatgtatggataacaggctacattagactatgtaTGGATAACAGGATATTTTAAtgtgtgtatacatacagtatatagtgtaaaATATGTACTTTAATATCAGgttttaaaagtgagattttcatTGGACAGTTACTACTTcttgtgactccccatcccgggtctgggagcgtaatcatcgcctgacactaattagcataacgcaacggacataaatcttcctagaaaatcttcctattcatgaaaatcacaagtgaaatatattggaacacagcttagccttttgttaatcaccctgtcatctcagattttcaaaatattctttacagccaaagctagagaAGCATTTGTTTAAGTTTATCGAtagactagcatagcattatgccttgctagcagcaggcaaccttgtcacgaaaatcagcaaagcaatcaaattaaatcgtatacctttgaagaacttcggatgttttcactcacgagactcccaggtagatagccaaagttcattttttcaaaaaatattatttttgtaggcgaaatagctccgtttgttcttcacgtttcgctgagaaatcgcccggaaattgcagtcacgaaaactgTGAAAAATATTCccaattagctccataatatcaacagaaacatggcaaacgttgtttataatcaatcctcaaggtgtttttcaaatctctattcgataatatatccatcgggacaattcgtttttcagtaggaccgattggagtaatggctaacTCTGTATTTTACTGGAGAGTCaccctgggagccatcaggtgaccacttacacaatgtagccgcctatggctattcttcaacataaatgcgtaaatctacgtcacaatgctgtagatgtttctacaacttgattggagcccacctgtagtaaattcaatcaattggacatgatttggaaaggcacacgcctgtctataaggtcccacagttcacagtaaatgtcagagcaaaaatcattAAGGTCGAAGGATTTGTCTCtagaactccgagacaggattgtgctgaggcacagatctggggaagggtaccaaaacatttctgtattttTGAAGGttcaagaacacagtagcctccatcattcttaaatagaagaagtttagaaccaccaagactcatcctagagctggccatctgaccaaactgatcaatcgggggagaagagccttggtcaggtgaccaagaacccgatggagctccagagttcgtctgtggagatgggagagacttcaagaaggacagccatctctgcagcactccaccaatcaggcttttattgtagagtggccagatggaagccaatgGCATATgaaagcctgcttggagtttgccaaaaggcacctaaagaccctaagaccatgagaaacaagattatctggtctgatgaaaccaagattgaaccctttggcctgaatgccaagcgtcacgtctggaggaaaactggcaccatccctaaagtGATGCATGGTGTTGGCAGTATCATGCTGaggggatatttttcagtggcagggactgggagactagtcaggatcgagggaaagatgaatggagaaaagtacagagagatccttgaggaAAACCAGCTCCAGAAggctcagggcctcagactggggtgaaggttcaaccttccaaaaggacaaggaccctaagcacacagccaagacaaagcaggagtggcttcgggagaaatctcaatgtccttgagtggcccagccagagcccggacttgaacctgatcgaacatctctggagagacctaaataTATCTGTTCAgtgaagctccccatccaacatgaccaAGCTTGAGAACATCTGCagataagaatgggagaaactccccaaaaacaggtgtgccatgcttgtagcgtcatacacaagaagactcgaggctgtaatcgctgccaaaggtgcttcgacaaagtactgattaaagggtctgaatacttatgtaaatctgatattttttaatttatacatttgcaaaattgtctaaaaaccttttttgctttagcattatggggtttagtgtgttgattgatgaggagAGAATTATCTCATCAATTTGAGAAAAAGTTTGAAACatcacaacatgtggaaaaagtcaaggggtctgaatactttctgaatgctctgtaaGATATAACTGGAACTCAAGGTTTCCTACGTCAGAAATACAACATTTtttaatgtaaaaatatatataaaaaatgttaAGGTCCCTTTCTAATTCACAACTGTTTCAAAGTCATAACTGACCCTAAATCAGAACTTCTACTCTAAGTGTGAATAGAGTCgcctgtggctcagttggtacagCATGGAGCATGGGTTCAATTCCTGCTGGGACTTCCCATACGAAAAGTGTTTTCAAACATGACTGTAATGACTGTGTGaatttggataaaagtgtctactAGATGGAATATATTATTAAATACTATTAAAAACTGGGTAGTTTTGGCCCTTGATGGTGATTGGCTGAAACAGTATTTCAGAAGTCTATACTGTATATCAGacaatataccacgggtatgaagTAAAAATACTTGTTTAATGTTCTATTTATGTTGTTAACCAGTTTAAAATAAGCCGTGGAACAGTATGTTGGTCATATAACAAAAACCCCTGAAGTACCTTGTTGCCATTATaaatttaagcaataaggcccgaggaggtgtggtatatggccaatatactaccgctaagggctgttcttctgCACAATGCAACGCGGAGTGCTTGGATGCACCACAAACAGCGAGGTGCCTTAttttaaactggttaccaatgtactTAGACCAGTAAATACAAATGTtaatacccatggtatacggtctggtATACCACGCCGGTCAgctaatcagcattcagggctcaaaccacccagtttataaaggtCAATATTCCACACCTCCACAGGCATTATATCACTTAGTTTAGATATACAGGTCCTGATACACAAGGCTATTGTCAAACTTCTTCTGTTCAGGTTTTCTTGGTTCTGGGTTTGTTGTGTTCAGGTCTTCTTGGTTCTGGGTTTGATGTGTTCAGGTCTTCTTAGTTTCTGAGTTTGTTGTGTTCAGGTCTTCTTGGTTCTGGGTTTGTTGCGTTCAGGTCTTCTTAGTTCTGAGTTTGTTGTGTTCAGGTCTTCTTAGTTCTGAGTTTGTTGTGTTCAGGTCTTCTTGGTTCTGGATTTGTTGTGTTCGGGTTTTCTTGGTTCTGGGTTTGTTGCGTTCAGGTCTTCTTAGTTCTGAGTTTGTTGTGTTCAGGTCTTCTTGGTTCAgggtttattgactgtactataGAGAACAGAGGAGTCCTCCTCAGCTGCTTGTGCTGCTGCGGGTCTGAAGAGAGAAACAACAATGAAACAAAGACAGCGTCCCAAATGGTGGCACCCTATAGGGctctgtctaaagtagtgcactaaatagggaatagggtgccattttgaacaGAAGAACAGTTCCTCAAAACAATCATCACATCACTCCCTCATTATAGACATGTCAGAGTAATTGTCCTGAGATGTCCATTGTTGGGTTCATAGTTTGGGTTAATAGTGTTCACTAAGGGTCAACAGTTTTGCTTATTCATGACATCTCCTACAATAAACTGCAGCATATGAATGACCTTAATGCAGAATATGCTCACCAGGTGGCAGCACAGGGGAGGTTGAAATTCACAGCAGCGTACTGGACATCCTCATTCTCTTTCTGGGGTTGATGCAGCTGGACGGTGGAGTACAGAGGCACTTCCTGGTTTTTGGAGCGAGAGAAGTGGATGCTGGCGTAGTGAACATCATCCTGGTCGTCTGTGGCTGCTGTCTGTGCTGCAGTAGGGGTGAAGGCCGTGCCTGAGATGTTGTCAAACACTGGACTAGAGTCtccctgatggagagagaggaccgACAGCATGAGGAGTGGAAATGTTCCACAAAGAATACACATTAATCACAGTCACCTTCTGATTCCAACAGACTCACCTGTCCATTGTCTGCTGTGTCTCTTGTGTCAGAGGGGGATTTGGAGGCCGCCTTCCTGTTTTGTaaacaaatgaatgaatgaatgaattattGAATCTTCTAAAGTGAAATAATAAACAACAAAAAACGCACCTGAACCACATGAGTCCAGAGAAACAGAGGATGAGAACCAGAACCACTGTGATTCCTACAGCTGCAGTCAGAATTGAGGTTTGTTTCCCTATAATAAAATATGGATGATATGAGTACACAGCATGTTCTAATGAACTGAATATTATTATGATAATAAAACAGAATATCAATGTAATACTTGTTAAAAATGGTGGATTTTATAAATCAACCTGTAATTATTAACAAAAGAGAAATAATCCTAAGTATAATTATTAAGATTTATCTTGAAAAGTATTTTTGTATTGACTGACACTGAGGTGTTCTTTGGAGCATCTAGTAAAGGAGAATATGTCAGGGGGTCAGGACTGTAGTATACTACCTCAAATGACATCATGTCAAAAATAAATCATATCTAAAGTCAGAGAACTATCTAAAACTATCACTTACTAAAACTATCACTCACTTATCTAAAACTCTCACTTACTAAAACTATCACTTACTAAAACTGTCACTTACTAAAACTATCACTCACTTATCTAAACCTCTCACTTACACAAAACATGAACAATAATACATTTGGAGATACTTTAGGACTTGAGTGTCTACTAAACTATTCTTCAAGTATCTGAGGTACTGAACATTCTAACTATAGACATGCATACATCTATGACATTGTCTGTAATTTCTATGTAATGATGAATATTGATAGATAAAGCAGTAATACCCTTCTTCTTGACCTTAAATGATTGATACTTTCTAAGTATAATAGTAGTTTAATTCATACTCACACACTGCAGGAGAGTGGAGGTCCTCATGGTGTTCTACAGCACAGGAGTAACTGTCTGCAGAATGACCCAACACTACTAGGGTATTACTAGAGTATTGTTGGGAAGTGGGCTCATCTAGACGTTGTCCGTTCTTGTACCAGATGTAGGTGGGGTTGTCAGTCAGAGTACAGGTGGTGATACAGGTCAATGTCttctgtccctctgcagcaggagTCACCTTCACCTGCAGACCTGAAACAATATGTATAAAACCACATACACCTCTGTGTTAACAGGATGGTTCATATATTTATCCTGTAATTCAATATTAGTTACAGTTGTATCATACAGTATAGTATTACCAGTGACAGTCAGAGTTGTTCCAGGGAAGCTGTACCCCCATCTTGCCTTACCAGATGTAAATCTGAACTTGTACTCAGTTGAGTCACTTTCTCTCAGGTCTGTGATTCTCAGGGTGGAGTCCTTTTCTGTTTGTCGATGGTATTCCACACGATCTGCATACTCTGGGTTCAGGCTCAGGTCTTTAGTGACACCAGACTCCCATTTGTTGAACCAGGACACTTCTGTGACGTTATGCCACCTGGGATGTGTGTAAAAGCATGATACGTCCACTGTTGACCCTTTCAAAGCACAGATACTCTGATGGGTGTAAGTCACATTCATACAGCTCTCACCCACAACACCTGAAACAAAATGTAACTGATCAATTCCTGAAACCATAATGAGACTAGTTTCAAATGTCTTAGATGTATTGGACAGTTTCATTtttgaataaaaataaatacatgtacatACATCTATAAAACTGTTTATCATTCCAATGTATATAGTTAAGAATATTGATAGAGAAAGTAAAACCATTCTTATTGGTTCTAAATGATACTACATAAAATACTAGTTTCATTCATACTCACACACTGCAGGAGAGTGGTGATCCTCATGGCCTTTTACAGCACAGGAGTAACTGTCTGAAGAATAACTATTGACAGAGTATTGATGGGAAGTGGGCTTATTTAGATGTTGTCCGTTCTTGTACCAGATGTAGGTGGGGTTGTCAGTCAGAGTACAggtggtgctac
Protein-coding sequences here:
- the LOC135560280 gene encoding uncharacterized protein LOC135560280; the protein is MVEHPTDIVFSPGLQVKVTGGHQDKTLTCSTTCTLTDNPTYIWYKNGQHLNKPTSHQYSVNSYSSDSYSCAVKGHEDHHSPAVCVVGESCMNVTYTHQSICALKGSTVDVSCFYTHPRWHNVTEVSWFNKWESGVTKDLSLNPEYADRVEYHRQTEKDSTLRITDLRESDSTEYKFRFTSGKARWGYSFPGTTLTVTGNTILYDTTVTNIELQDKYMNHPVNTEVYVVLYILFQVCR